One window of Bacillus alkalicellulosilyticus genomic DNA carries:
- a CDS encoding beta-ketoacyl-ACP synthase III: MTKAGILGMGSSVGDQLVTNLDFEKRLDTTDEWIRTRTGIEERRMASENRKSSHMALEAAKDALEQANVSAEEIDLIVVATVTPDMAFPSVSAMIQDQLGAKNAAAMDISAACAGFIYGIVTAQQFIENGAYQHVLVVGVEKLSAVTDMEDRNTAVLFGDGAGAAVLGPVSEEKGILAFELGSDGSGGMHIHLQDKFIFMNGREVFKFAVRQMGESALGVIEKAGLTKEDVDFLVPHQANIRIMESARERLGLPPEKMSTTVKKYGNTSSASIPIALVEELKNGKIKDGDTVVLVGFGAGLVWGAVALRWGR, translated from the coding sequence GTGACAAAAGCTGGAATACTTGGTATGGGTAGTAGTGTAGGAGATCAACTTGTGACGAATCTAGACTTTGAAAAAAGATTAGATACGACTGATGAATGGATTCGGACAAGAACGGGAATAGAAGAGAGAAGAATGGCTTCTGAAAATAGGAAGTCTTCGCATATGGCTTTAGAAGCAGCAAAGGATGCGTTAGAACAAGCGAATGTGTCAGCTGAAGAAATAGACTTAATTGTTGTTGCGACTGTTACACCTGATATGGCGTTTCCTTCTGTTTCGGCAATGATTCAGGATCAATTAGGTGCAAAAAATGCAGCAGCAATGGATATTAGTGCTGCATGTGCAGGTTTTATATATGGTATTGTAACGGCACAACAATTCATTGAGAATGGTGCCTATCAACATGTATTAGTGGTTGGCGTCGAAAAGCTCTCAGCAGTGACAGATATGGAAGACCGTAATACTGCTGTCTTATTCGGTGATGGTGCAGGTGCTGCTGTTCTTGGTCCTGTTTCAGAGGAAAAGGGAATATTAGCATTTGAACTTGGTTCTGATGGAAGCGGTGGAATGCATATTCACCTTCAAGATAAATTCATTTTTATGAATGGACGAGAAGTATTTAAATTTGCTGTTCGTCAAATGGGAGAATCTGCATTAGGCGTTATTGAGAAAGCAGGGTTAACTAAAGAAGACGTTGACTTCCTTGTGCCTCACCAAGCGAACATACGAATCATGGAATCGGCAAGAGAACGACTTGGATTACCACCTGAAAAGATGTCTACCACTGTGAAAAAGTATGGAAATACATCTTCAGCTTCGATTCCAATCGCCTTGGTAGAAGAGCTAAAAAATGGTAAAATCAAAGATGGAGATACCGTTGTTCTTGTTGGGTTTGGTGCTGGTCTTGTTTGGGGAGCTGTTGCTCTTCGATGGGGTCGTTAA
- the fabF gene encoding beta-ketoacyl-ACP synthase II, whose protein sequence is MSKTRVVVTGVGAVTPIGLDAETFWNNAISGVSGIGPLTRVDASKFPISVSAEVKDFDPSVFMDKKEARKMDRFTQFAVASSLMALKDASLEITEDIAPRVGVWIGSGIGGMETYQEQFRAFEQKGYRRVSPFFVPMMIPDMASGQVSIITGAKGINSCSVTACASGTNSIGDAFKVIQRGDADIMITGGAEAPITDMAVAGFCSAKAVSTNEDPQTASRPFDANRDGFVMGEGAGILILESLESALARGAKIYAEIVGYGATGDAYHVTAPAPEGEGGARAMKQALNDGGIQPEEVQYMNAHGTSTLYNDKFETMALKKVFGEHAYKLAVSSTKSMTGHLLGAAGAVEAILTVRAIKDGIIPPTINYETPDPECDLDYVPNEARKQEVNVAMSNSLGFGGHNATLVFKKY, encoded by the coding sequence ATGAGCAAGACTCGCGTAGTTGTAACAGGTGTTGGTGCAGTTACACCAATAGGACTAGACGCAGAAACTTTTTGGAATAATGCCATTTCTGGAGTGTCAGGGATTGGACCATTGACAAGGGTTGATGCCTCAAAGTTTCCAATCAGTGTTTCTGCTGAAGTAAAGGACTTTGATCCTTCCGTATTTATGGATAAAAAAGAAGCCCGTAAGATGGACCGCTTTACTCAATTTGCGGTTGCCTCTTCGTTAATGGCGTTAAAGGATGCATCATTAGAAATTACAGAGGACATTGCTCCACGTGTAGGCGTTTGGATTGGTTCGGGTATCGGTGGAATGGAAACATATCAAGAACAATTTAGAGCATTTGAACAAAAAGGGTATCGTCGAGTAAGTCCTTTCTTTGTTCCGATGATGATTCCAGATATGGCGTCAGGACAAGTTTCAATTATTACAGGAGCAAAAGGAATTAATTCATGTTCGGTGACAGCTTGTGCTTCTGGTACAAACTCGATTGGTGATGCATTTAAAGTCATCCAACGAGGAGATGCCGATATTATGATTACTGGTGGGGCAGAGGCACCAATTACGGATATGGCAGTTGCTGGTTTCTGTTCGGCAAAAGCAGTCTCCACAAATGAAGATCCTCAAACGGCTTCTCGTCCATTTGATGCAAATCGAGATGGTTTTGTGATGGGGGAAGGAGCAGGTATCTTAATTCTTGAATCTTTAGAATCTGCGTTAGCCCGTGGAGCTAAAATATATGCTGAAATTGTGGGGTATGGAGCAACTGGTGATGCGTATCATGTAACAGCCCCAGCTCCAGAAGGAGAAGGCGGAGCTCGTGCGATGAAACAAGCTTTAAATGATGGAGGGATTCAGCCAGAAGAGGTTCAGTATATGAATGCTCATGGGACGAGTACACTGTATAATGATAAATTCGAAACGATGGCACTTAAGAAGGTATTTGGAGAGCATGCTTACAAGCTTGCCGTTAGCTCAACCAAATCAATGACGGGTCACCTTTTAGGTGCAGCCGGTGCTGTTGAAGCGATTCTTACGGTAAGAGCCATTAAGGATGGAATTATCCCTCCAACGATAAATTACGAAACACCGGACCCAGAATGTGATTTAGATTATGTTCCAAACGAAGCAAGAAAACAAGAGGTTAACGTAGCCATGAGTAATTCATTAGGCTTCGGGGGACACAACGCAACCCTTGTTTTTAAAAAGTACTAA
- a CDS encoding LCP family protein codes for MGSRIYRKNKRRKRIMWSFIGIISVFLISFVTYSANQYQYGLSQSLQGKPPGTNVEKEEIEFNADEPLNDEIINILFVGTDERNGEKSRTDTIMIGQYDPTNSTAKIASIMRDCFVEIPGYQSNKINTSFFLGGPELLRQTIKDNFDIDIHYYAMVNFEGFVNVVDTIAPDGITVNIDHPMKYRDEINFQSGIQTLHGEDSLKYVRFRNDHLNDFGRVQRQQEVLTILKDKLLSVKGMTRIPQLVGAIEPHVDTNLPSSKMVSLTLDFVFHPVNEIDTLTIPVEDGFVDKRYPRVGQVLELDLEKNKEALHHFFSIKS; via the coding sequence ATGGGGTCTCGTATTTATAGAAAGAATAAACGACGGAAAAGAATAATGTGGTCTTTCATTGGAATCATTTCTGTATTCTTAATTAGTTTTGTTACGTATAGTGCTAACCAATATCAATACGGCCTTAGTCAATCGTTACAAGGAAAACCGCCTGGAACAAATGTCGAAAAAGAAGAAATTGAGTTTAATGCAGATGAACCACTGAATGATGAAATCATAAACATTTTATTCGTAGGCACTGATGAAAGAAATGGGGAGAAATCAAGAACAGATACAATTATGATTGGACAATATGACCCAACAAACTCCACAGCAAAAATAGCTTCCATCATGCGAGATTGCTTTGTGGAAATACCAGGCTACCAAAGTAACAAAATAAACACCTCCTTCTTTTTAGGCGGACCAGAATTGTTGCGACAAACCATTAAGGATAATTTCGATATTGATATTCATTATTATGCCATGGTGAACTTTGAGGGGTTTGTTAACGTTGTTGATACGATTGCACCAGATGGAATTACGGTCAACATCGACCATCCAATGAAATATCGAGATGAAATCAATTTTCAATCTGGGATTCAAACATTACATGGAGAAGATTCTTTAAAATATGTACGTTTTCGAAATGACCACTTAAATGACTTTGGAAGAGTTCAACGGCAACAAGAAGTACTTACAATCCTAAAAGATAAACTTTTATCTGTTAAGGGAATGACAAGAATCCCACAATTGGTTGGTGCCATCGAACCTCATGTTGACACGAACTTACCTTCAAGTAAGATGGTCAGTTTAACCTTGGACTTTGTTTTTCATCCTGTAAACGAAATTGATACTTTAACCATTCCAGTAGAAGATGGGTTTGTAGATAAGCGCTATCCTCGCGTTGGACAAGTCCTTGAATTAGACCTTGAAAAAAATAAAGAAGCACTTCACCATTTTTTCTCCATAAAATCATAA
- a CDS encoding ComZ family protein yields MKFMQIAMKHMPEAKALLDEKGIELSMADLQPLLTMLLNVMNDAYELGKQE; encoded by the coding sequence ATGAAGTTTATGCAAATTGCAATGAAGCATATGCCAGAAGCAAAGGCACTGTTAGATGAAAAAGGAATCGAACTTTCGATGGCCGACCTTCAACCTTTACTAACCATGCTCCTTAATGTAATGAATGATGCTTATGAGTTAGGAAAACAAGAATAG
- a CDS encoding D-alanyl-D-alanine carboxypeptidase family protein, which translates to MKGFSKIAFLLFLSLSIPLSVEANDKVEIQSETAIIMDSKSGKVLYEKKAHQQMYPASITKIITGIVALEQGNISDIVTVSSEATRVIGTRVYLLEGEDVTLEKLVQGMMINSGNDAGTAIAEHFDGSEEKFSNRMNDFITEVVGVKNSNFTNPHGLFGEEHYTTAYDMAKITQYAMKNEAFREIVGTKFLEWNGEGWETTLINHHRLLGNYEGVTGVKNGYVSMSGHTLVTSAERGDTELIVVTLNAPSAKIASRDTMTLLDYGFEHFETKTVDSGNYYDSFGNEYKLAEDLFVTTHKGETIEVNVSVYGYITVLGENNRLLSIKALQRKVPEKPQVMLEPKQETKSKEATNFFEHSILTWLGGKLGVMEK; encoded by the coding sequence ATGAAAGGCTTTTCTAAAATTGCTTTTCTTCTGTTTTTGTCATTAAGTATTCCTTTGTCAGTTGAAGCAAATGACAAAGTCGAGATACAAAGTGAAACGGCCATTATAATGGATAGTAAATCCGGGAAGGTATTATATGAAAAAAAAGCACACCAACAAATGTATCCAGCAAGTATTACAAAAATAATTACTGGGATTGTAGCACTTGAACAAGGAAATATATCAGATATAGTAACAGTTAGTTCAGAAGCTACGAGAGTCATTGGGACGAGAGTGTATTTATTAGAAGGGGAAGATGTCACACTTGAAAAGCTTGTCCAAGGAATGATGATCAACTCAGGGAATGATGCAGGCACAGCCATAGCAGAGCATTTTGATGGCAGTGAAGAGAAGTTTTCAAACCGAATGAACGATTTTATAACAGAAGTCGTTGGTGTGAAAAATAGTAATTTTACAAATCCACACGGCTTATTTGGGGAAGAACATTATACTACAGCGTACGATATGGCGAAAATTACTCAATATGCTATGAAAAATGAAGCGTTTCGTGAGATTGTAGGAACAAAGTTTCTGGAGTGGAATGGTGAAGGTTGGGAAACTACATTAATCAATCATCACCGCTTACTAGGAAATTATGAAGGCGTCACTGGCGTGAAGAATGGTTATGTAAGTATGTCAGGACATACTTTAGTTACTTCTGCTGAACGTGGAGATACCGAGTTAATAGTAGTTACACTAAACGCTCCTTCAGCTAAAATTGCTAGTCGAGACACGATGACGTTATTGGACTATGGTTTTGAACATTTTGAAACGAAAACCGTGGACTCTGGTAATTATTATGATTCATTCGGAAACGAATATAAGCTAGCAGAAGATTTATTTGTTACAACACATAAGGGTGAAACGATAGAAGTGAATGTAAGTGTATACGGATATATAACTGTACTTGGCGAAAACAATCGGTTGCTATCAATTAAAGCACTACAAAGAAAAGTTCCAGAAAAACCACAGGTCATGCTGGAACCAAAGCAAGAAACCAAAAGTAAGGAAGCAACTAATTTTTTTGAGCACTCAATTCTTACATGGTTAGGTGGAAAATTGGGAGTAATGGAAAAGTAA
- a CDS encoding cell wall hydrolase: MKKLLWLTFAVFTISFFSTTVADANTVHNVRSGDTLWKIANQYGVPVQTIKQRNNRTNDMIFIGERLTIPASLSASERDLLARLVRAEAEGEPYAGKVAVATVVLNRVDNRQFPNTVRSVINEVTPTGHYAFSPVANGAINRPADRDSIRAVNEALAFRGQGSGSLYFYNPRTATNQWITTRTVTVRIGNHVFAK, translated from the coding sequence ATGAAAAAACTATTATGGCTTACATTTGCCGTTTTCACTATATCATTCTTTTCTACTACTGTTGCTGACGCCAATACTGTTCATAACGTAAGAAGTGGCGACACTCTATGGAAAATAGCTAATCAATATGGAGTACCTGTTCAAACTATTAAACAAAGAAACAATCGCACAAATGATATGATTTTTATTGGTGAAAGGTTAACGATTCCTGCAAGTCTATCAGCAAGTGAACGTGACTTATTAGCAAGACTAGTTAGAGCAGAAGCTGAAGGAGAACCTTACGCAGGAAAAGTCGCTGTTGCTACTGTAGTATTAAACCGTGTTGATAATAGACAATTTCCAAACACTGTTCGCTCAGTTATTAATGAAGTAACACCAACAGGACATTATGCCTTTTCTCCAGTTGCTAATGGAGCGATTAATCGTCCTGCTGACCGTGACTCGATTCGAGCTGTTAATGAAGCGTTAGCTTTTCGTGGACAGGGAAGTGGTTCTTTATATTTCTATAATCCACGTACAGCAACAAATCAATGGATTACGACAAGAACAGTAACAGTTCGAATTGGTAATCACGTATTTGCTAAATAA
- a CDS encoding CBS domain-containing protein translates to MKIILSHVNTDFDALASMLAARKLYPHATIVISDKQYITVKQFLAIYRDTFEFITIHQVDWDSVTDIILVDVQSLSRTGCPLNKTQVNLKIYDHHPLQAEYIGDEYHQIEQIGATITLLLEEIQQKNIPVTPFESTIYGLGLYTDTGSFTYKTTTKRDLEVASFLLEKGMNLELINRFSQQIFFERSPLLHTLLQNEQEYSINGVNIVVSSHQQDLFEGGLATVTRKLLDATGADAVITVVQMEKRLYIVGRATSDRINLLPLFTELGGGGHKHAASVTLKKGELEKIRHTVSEQLGCIILPAITAKAIMSTPVRSIPPDTSLDDAAEIMFRFGHTGLPVKADGELIGMISRRDVDKGTHHGLGHAPVKAYMSKKVYTILPQTTLEEIQQTLIKYNIGRLPVMDGNQIIGIVSRTDIIEVLHNDSLRKRLRNDAINDEKASFTEEMKSYFTPSVFLLLQKIGRLADEYELNIYMIGGIVRDLLLQRPNDDIDLVVEGDAILFSKQLVERYGGETKEHHTFGTATWYLDSFHIDIVSSRTEYYEKPAALPTVEHSNLRHDLVRRDFTINAMAIVLNDVKFGKLIDFFNGMEDLKKGCVRILHNLSFIDDPTRLIRAIRFELRLGFNMDPETEDFAKSSIYTIKDVSPSRLLVEFKKLFQEGLPYQAMSRLNSVGFWMGLTGKSLTEHELTMVKQLTHSFSAQSDWFYYLLFSFLHRACWEEKIEPYIETKRQRKIANEIKELFTIRTKNDLLLGELHRQFSHISLETIRFLSICMEPQKILLLEYLEKRQKLVDIGFRGDELQNLNIKPGPIYKKAILTSEIAFMNNVFTTKEQALYWLKKELENK, encoded by the coding sequence TTGAAAATCATCTTATCACATGTCAATACAGACTTCGATGCGTTAGCTTCTATGTTAGCTGCTAGGAAGTTATATCCTCATGCCACAATAGTTATCTCAGACAAGCAATATATTACGGTTAAACAATTTCTCGCTATTTATCGAGATACATTCGAATTTATAACTATACATCAAGTTGATTGGGATAGTGTGACTGATATTATTTTAGTCGATGTTCAATCTCTTTCACGTACGGGCTGTCCTTTAAACAAAACTCAAGTAAATTTAAAAATATATGACCATCATCCTCTGCAAGCTGAATATATCGGAGATGAATATCATCAAATCGAACAAATTGGAGCAACGATTACTCTTTTATTAGAAGAAATCCAGCAAAAAAATATACCCGTAACACCATTTGAGTCAACAATATACGGTCTAGGGTTGTATACTGACACAGGTTCTTTTACATATAAAACGACAACAAAACGTGATTTAGAAGTTGCTAGTTTTTTGTTGGAAAAAGGGATGAACTTAGAGCTAATTAACCGATTCTCTCAACAAATCTTTTTTGAGCGGTCTCCTTTATTACATACATTACTTCAAAATGAACAGGAATATTCCATAAATGGGGTAAACATCGTTGTCAGTAGTCATCAACAGGACTTATTTGAAGGCGGATTAGCAACCGTAACACGTAAATTGCTTGATGCTACTGGGGCTGATGCCGTGATTACAGTGGTCCAAATGGAAAAAAGGTTGTATATTGTCGGTCGGGCCACTTCCGATCGTATAAATCTCCTTCCCCTTTTTACGGAACTTGGGGGCGGCGGTCACAAACATGCAGCTTCAGTTACTCTAAAAAAGGGTGAGCTTGAAAAAATACGTCACACCGTTAGTGAGCAATTAGGTTGCATCATTCTACCTGCAATTACGGCCAAAGCGATTATGTCTACGCCTGTTAGAAGCATACCTCCAGACACATCTTTAGACGACGCAGCTGAAATCATGTTTCGCTTTGGACACACGGGTCTGCCGGTTAAAGCAGATGGCGAACTAATTGGAATGATTTCAAGAAGAGATGTTGATAAAGGAACTCATCATGGTTTAGGTCATGCACCAGTGAAAGCCTATATGAGTAAAAAAGTATACACGATTCTTCCTCAAACTACTTTAGAAGAAATTCAACAGACATTAATAAAATACAACATTGGTCGTCTTCCTGTCATGGATGGGAACCAAATCATTGGGATTGTATCCCGTACGGACATCATTGAGGTGCTTCATAATGATTCGTTACGTAAGCGATTACGGAATGACGCAATTAATGATGAAAAGGCATCATTTACTGAAGAAATGAAGAGTTATTTTACGCCTAGTGTTTTTTTGTTATTACAAAAAATAGGAAGGCTTGCCGATGAATACGAACTCAATATTTATATGATTGGTGGTATTGTCAGAGACTTGCTGTTGCAACGGCCAAATGATGATATTGATTTAGTTGTTGAAGGTGATGCCATTTTATTTTCAAAACAGTTGGTTGAACGCTACGGTGGCGAAACTAAAGAACATCATACTTTTGGGACAGCGACTTGGTATCTTGATTCCTTTCACATTGATATTGTTAGTTCTAGAACAGAATATTATGAAAAACCAGCTGCGTTACCAACAGTGGAACACTCTAATCTTCGTCATGATTTAGTGCGAAGAGATTTCACCATTAATGCCATGGCCATTGTTTTGAACGATGTAAAATTCGGGAAATTAATTGATTTTTTTAATGGAATGGAAGACCTAAAAAAAGGGTGTGTTCGGATATTACATAATCTAAGTTTTATTGACGACCCAACACGTTTAATTCGAGCGATTCGCTTTGAGTTGCGATTAGGCTTCAATATGGACCCAGAAACCGAAGATTTTGCAAAATCATCGATTTATACGATTAAGGATGTGTCTCCTTCAAGACTTCTTGTTGAGTTCAAGAAGTTGTTTCAAGAAGGACTGCCTTATCAAGCCATGAGTAGGCTAAACTCCGTTGGCTTTTGGATGGGCTTGACTGGTAAATCTCTTACTGAGCATGAATTAACAATGGTAAAACAACTCACTCATTCGTTTAGTGCTCAATCTGATTGGTTTTATTATTTGCTTTTCTCGTTTCTCCACAGAGCGTGCTGGGAGGAAAAAATAGAACCCTATATTGAAACAAAAAGGCAAAGAAAAATTGCAAATGAAATTAAGGAACTTTTTACTATCCGAACAAAAAATGACTTGTTATTAGGCGAGTTGCACCGTCAATTTTCACATATTTCATTGGAGACGATTCGATTCTTGTCCATTTGTATGGAACCTCAAAAGATCTTGTTACTTGAATATCTCGAAAAAAGACAAAAGCTTGTTGACATTGGATTTCGGGGTGATGAGCTACAGAATCTAAACATAAAACCTGGACCAATTTATAAAAAAGCTATACTTACATCAGAGATAGCTTTTATGAATAATGTGTTTACAACAAAAGAGCAAGCATTGTACTGGTTAAAAAAAGAGCTTGAAAACAAATGA
- a CDS encoding BMP family ABC transporter substrate-binding protein translates to MRNKLVFTLIIIILVMTGCSSPSSSTTQIKRVGLLIEDTRDDQGWNSKGYQGLLQIQKELNVEVVFLEEVNDLQLTKLAIEEFKKKDVNLIFGHGRIFADYFTTLGSDYPDIHFVSFNGAVDGDNVTSLHFESHAMGFFGGMVAAEMTSTNQVGVIAAYEWQTEVKGFIEGAKHQKPTIDVNVQYVNSWSDVDKALEIYHDMSDSGVEVFYPTGDGYHVSVLEEVKKDGNYVIGFINDQSDLAGSTVLTSTIQHVDSLYQLVAERFNRGELQSGNLYYDFADGVISLGEYSQHVPEEVQEKINKEIQNYIATGKLPNENVELEPVQKK, encoded by the coding sequence ATGAGAAACAAACTGGTGTTTACCTTGATTATCATCATCTTGGTTATGACAGGATGTTCTAGTCCAAGCTCTTCTACTACACAGATTAAGCGGGTAGGATTATTAATAGAGGATACAAGAGATGACCAAGGGTGGAATAGCAAAGGATATCAAGGGTTACTACAAATTCAAAAGGAATTGAACGTCGAAGTTGTATTTTTAGAGGAAGTAAATGATTTACAACTTACAAAATTAGCGATAGAAGAATTTAAGAAAAAGGATGTTAATTTGATCTTTGGTCATGGTCGAATTTTTGCGGATTACTTCACAACACTAGGGAGTGATTATCCTGATATACATTTTGTGAGTTTTAATGGAGCAGTAGACGGTGATAATGTGACTAGCCTACACTTTGAGAGTCATGCTATGGGTTTTTTTGGAGGCATGGTGGCTGCTGAAATGACAAGCACAAATCAAGTTGGGGTCATTGCTGCATATGAGTGGCAGACCGAGGTGAAAGGCTTTATAGAAGGCGCTAAACATCAAAAGCCTACTATAGATGTCAATGTACAATACGTGAATAGTTGGTCGGATGTTGATAAAGCACTTGAAATTTACCACGATATGAGTGATAGCGGAGTAGAGGTTTTCTATCCGACAGGTGATGGATATCATGTGTCTGTGTTAGAGGAAGTAAAAAAGGATGGGAACTACGTAATTGGTTTTATTAATGACCAATCAGATCTTGCTGGTTCTACGGTGCTAACAAGTACAATTCAACATGTAGATTCACTATACCAACTTGTTGCAGAACGATTCAATCGAGGGGAACTTCAATCAGGAAACCTTTATTATGATTTTGCTGACGGTGTAATTAGTCTTGGTGAATATAGTCAACACGTACCAGAAGAAGTTCAAGAAAAAATAAATAAAGAAATTCAAAATTATATAGCTACAGGAAAACTGCCTAATGAAAATGTAGAGCTTGAACCAGTTCAAAAAAAATAG
- a CDS encoding peptide chain release factor 3 — MKKYIDEVQSRRTFAIISHPDAGKTTLTEKLLYYGGAIREAGTVKGRKNSKHALSDWMEIEKQRGISVTSSALEFEYDGYKVNILDTPGHQDFSEDTYRTLTAADSATMLIDAAKGVEAQTKKLFKVCRMRGIPIFTFINKLDRQGRDPFELMEELEELLGIRSYPMNWPIGMGQSFAGIYDRHHKKIELFNPKDPGEIEIKDVSGPDDPIIDEIIGDAGLVSQFREEIELLDVAGDAYSEESIENGTLSPIFFGSAISNFGVQTFLETFLEMAPYPTERQSSKGPIKPIETEAFSGFVFKIQANMNPAHRDRIAFLRITSGTFKRGMSVNHVRLGKPMKISQPTQFLAQNRNIVEEAYAGDIIGLFDPGTFRIGDTLVEGDDFEFAEMPHFSPEHFAAITVKEALKHKSFEKGVKQLTEEGAIQLFQTYNKVIEQQIVGVVGVLQFEVLEYRLKHEYKVDVVLDRIPFSIARWIHGNEKDMDKFKKMQRNLVTDRDGRIVALFENDYQLRTAQDKYPDLAFYENSFTKPI; from the coding sequence ATGAAAAAATATATAGATGAAGTTCAATCTCGACGTACGTTTGCGATTATATCACATCCAGATGCCGGTAAAACAACTTTAACTGAAAAGTTACTTTACTACGGTGGTGCCATTCGTGAAGCGGGTACAGTTAAAGGACGTAAAAATTCGAAGCATGCCTTAAGTGACTGGATGGAAATTGAAAAGCAACGTGGAATCTCTGTTACCAGCTCTGCTTTAGAGTTTGAATATGATGGTTACAAAGTCAACATTTTAGATACACCAGGCCACCAAGATTTTAGTGAAGATACGTATCGTACGTTAACAGCCGCTGACTCAGCTACAATGCTAATTGATGCTGCTAAAGGGGTTGAAGCGCAAACCAAAAAGCTATTCAAAGTATGTCGTATGAGAGGCATTCCTATTTTTACATTTATTAATAAGTTAGACCGGCAAGGACGAGACCCATTTGAACTCATGGAAGAATTAGAAGAGTTACTTGGAATCCGTTCGTATCCTATGAATTGGCCAATTGGGATGGGGCAATCGTTTGCTGGAATATACGACCGACATCATAAAAAAATTGAATTGTTTAATCCAAAAGACCCAGGCGAGATTGAGATTAAAGATGTTTCAGGTCCTGACGATCCTATCATTGATGAAATTATCGGAGACGCTGGGTTAGTTTCTCAGTTTCGTGAGGAAATCGAGCTTCTTGATGTTGCTGGTGATGCATACAGTGAAGAAAGCATTGAAAACGGGACATTATCTCCAATCTTCTTTGGAAGTGCCATATCCAATTTCGGTGTTCAAACCTTTCTGGAAACATTTTTAGAGATGGCTCCATATCCTACGGAAAGACAGAGCAGCAAAGGTCCAATAAAACCGATAGAAACAGAAGCTTTTTCAGGATTTGTCTTTAAAATTCAAGCCAACATGAATCCTGCTCACCGCGATCGAATTGCCTTCTTACGTATTACATCTGGTACATTTAAGCGCGGGATGTCAGTTAACCATGTTAGGTTAGGAAAGCCTATGAAGATATCTCAACCAACTCAATTTCTTGCACAAAACCGAAACATCGTAGAAGAGGCATATGCAGGAGATATCATAGGTCTCTTCGACCCAGGTACATTCCGAATTGGAGATACACTTGTCGAAGGCGATGATTTTGAATTTGCTGAAATGCCCCATTTCTCACCAGAGCATTTTGCTGCCATAACGGTGAAAGAAGCATTAAAACATAAATCGTTTGAAAAAGGGGTAAAGCAGTTAACCGAAGAAGGGGCGATTCAATTATTTCAGACGTACAATAAAGTGATTGAACAACAAATCGTTGGAGTGGTTGGTGTCCTTCAGTTTGAAGTATTAGAATATCGTCTGAAACATGAATATAAAGTAGATGTTGTACTTGACCGCATCCCATTTTCAATCGCTCGCTGGATTCACGGCAATGAAAAGGACATGGATAAATTCAAAAAGATGCAACGTAACCTTGTGACAGACCGTGACGGCAGAATTGTGGCACTGTTTGAAAATGACTACCAACTTCGTACTGCACAAGATAAATACCCTGATTTAGCTTTTTACGAGAACTCTTTTACGAAACCAATTTAA